In Rhinolophus ferrumequinum isolate MPI-CBG mRhiFer1 chromosome 18, mRhiFer1_v1.p, whole genome shotgun sequence, a genomic segment contains:
- the ATP6V1B2 gene encoding LOW QUALITY PROTEIN: V-type proton ATPase subunit B, brain isoform (The sequence of the model RefSeq protein was modified relative to this genomic sequence to represent the inferred CDS: inserted 1 base in 1 codon; deleted 2 bases in 1 codon) yields MALRAMRGXVNGAAPELPVPTSGAVVGSREQALAVAGNYLSQPRLTYKTVSGVNGPLVILDHVKFPRYAEIVHLTLPDGTKRSGQVLEVSGSKAVVQVFEGTSGIDAKKTSCEFTGDILRTPVSEDMLGRVFNGSGKPIDRGPVVLAEDFLDIMGQPINPQCRIYPEEMIQTGISAIDGMNSIARGQKIPIFSAAGLPHNEIAAQICRQAGLVKKSKDVVDYSEENFAIVFAAMGVNMETARFFKSDFEENGSMDNVCLFLNLANDPTIERIITPRLALTTAEFLAYQCEKHVLVILTDMSSYAEALREVSAAREEVPGRRGFPGYMYTDLATIYERAGRVEGRNGSITQIPILTMPNDDITHPIPDLTGYITEGQIYVDRQLHNRQIYPPINVLPSLSRLMKSAIGEGMTRKDHADVSNQLYACYAIGKDVQAMKAVVGEEALTSDDLLYLEFLQKFERNFIAQGPYENRTVFETLDIGWQLLRIFPKEMLKRIPQSTLSEFYPRDSAKH; encoded by the exons ATGGCGCTGCGCGCTATGCGGG TCGTGAACGGGGCCGCACCCGAACTACCCGTGCCCACCAGTGGGGCGGTGGTGGGATCTCGGGAGCAGGCACTGGCAGTT GCCGGAAACTACCTCTCCCAGCCTCGGCTCA CGTACAAGACAGTATCAGGAGTCAATGGCCCACTAGTGATCTTAGATCATGTTAAG tttcCCAGATATGCTGAGATTGTCCACTTGACATTACCTGATGGCACGAAGAGAAGTGGGCAAGTTCTAGAAGTTAGCGGTTCCAAAGCAGTGGTTCAG GTGTTTGAAGGGACTTCAGGTATAGATGCCAAGAAAACGTCCTGTGAGTTTACTGGAGATATTCTCCGAACACCAGTGTCTGAGGATATGCTTG GTCGCGTATTCAATGGATCAGGAAAGCCCATTGATAGAGGTCCTGTTGTATTGGCTGAAGATTTCCTCGACATCATGG GCCAGCCAATCAATCCTCAGTGTCGAATCTACCCAGAGGAGATGATTCAGACCGGCATTTCTGCCATAGATGGCATGAACAGTATTGCTCGGGGGCAGAAAATTCCTATCTTCTCTGCTGCTGGCTTACCGCACAATGAG ATTGCAGCTCAGATCTGTCGCCAGGCTGGTTTGGTAAAGAAATCCAAAGATGTAGTGGACTACAGTGAGGAAAATTTTGCAATTGTATTTGCTGCTATGGGT GTAAACATGGAAACTGCCCGGTTCTTCAAATCTGACTTTGAAGAAAATGGCTCCATGGACAATGTCTGCCTCTTTTTGAACTTGGCTAATGACCCGAC TATTGAACGGATTATCACTCCTCGCTTGGCTCTAACCACAGCCGAATTTCTGGCCTATCAGTGTGAGAAACACGTATTGGTTATCCTAACAGATATGAGTTCTTATGCTGAAGCACTTCGAGAG GTTTCAGCAGCCAGGGAAGAGGTTCCTGGTCGCCGAGGTTTCCCAGGTTACATGTATACAGATTTAGCGACAATATATGAACGCGCTGGTCGAGTGGAAGGTAGAAATGGCTCTATTACTCAAATCCCTATTCTCACCATGCCTAATGATG ATATCACGCACCCCATCCCTGACTTGACTGGATATATCACAGAGGGGCAGATCTATGTGGACAGACAGCTGCACAACAGACAG ATTTACCCGCCTATTAATGTGCTGCCGTCGTTATCACGGCTAATGAAGTCGGCTATTGGAGAAGGTATGACCAGAAAGGACCATGCCGATGTATCTAACCAGCTG TACGCGTGCTATGCTATCGGCAAGGATGTGCAGGCCATGAAAGCTGTAGTTGGAGAAGAAGCCCTTACCTCAGATGATCTTCTTTACTTGGAATTTCTGCAGAAGTTTGAGAGGAACTTTATTGCTCAGG GTCCTTACGAAAACCGCACTGTCTTTGAGACTTTGGACATTGGCTGGCAGCTGCTCCGAATCTTCCCCAAAGAAATGCTGAAGAGGATCCCTCAGAGCACCCTGAGCGAGTTCTACCCTCGAGACTCTGCAAAGCACTAG